A window from Piliocolobus tephrosceles isolate RC106 chromosome 11, ASM277652v3, whole genome shotgun sequence encodes these proteins:
- the LOC113219696 gene encoding dnaJ homolog subfamily B member 3-like, with protein MVDYYEVLGVPRQASTEAIKKAYRKLALKWHPDKNPENKEEAERRFQQVAEAYEVLSDAKKRDVYDRYGEAGAERGCAVGRPFEDPFEYIFSFRDPAEVFREFFRGQDPFSFDFFGNPLENIFGGRRNSRGSRSRGSAPLFSAFSEFPAFGGGFSSFDTGFSSFGSLGSGGLSSFCMSYGSDGTGSFKSMLTSTEIVDGKKTTTNRIIENGQERVQVEEDGEFS; from the coding sequence ATGGTGGACTACTATGAGGTGCTGGGCGTGCCCCGGCAGGCCTCGACCGAGGCCATCAAGAAGGCTTACCGCAAGCTGGCGCTCAAGTGGCACCCCGACAAAAACCCCGAGAACAAGGAGGAAGCAGAAAGGAGATTCCAGCAGGTGGCCGAGGCCTACGAGGTGTTGTCGGACGCCAAGAAACGCGACGTCTACGACCGCTATGGCGAGGCGGGGGCGGAGCGTGGCTGCGCAGTCGGCAGGCCTTTCGAGGACCCCTTCGAGTACATCTTCAGCTTCCGCGACCCGGCCGAGGTCTTCAGGGAGTTCTTCCGTGGCCAGGACCCATTCTCCTTTGACTTCTTCGGAAACCCgctggaaaatatttttggtgGTCGGAGGAACTCCCGGGGAAGCAGAAGCAGAGGGTCTGCACCCCTTTTCTCTGCCTTCAGTGAATTTCCAGCTTTTGGGggtggattttcttcttttgatacaGGATTTAGTTCCTTTGGCTCCCTGGGAAGTGGGGGCCTTTCTTCCTTCTGCATGTCCTATGGTAGTGATGGGACAGGCAGCTTCAAGTCCATGTTGACTTCCACTGAAATAGTTGATGgcaaaaaaaccaccaccaacagAATTATTGAGAATGGCCAAGAAAGGGTGCAAGTGGAGGAAGATGGAGAGTTCAGTTAA